The Glycine soja cultivar W05 chromosome 4, ASM419377v2, whole genome shotgun sequence genomic sequence CCTCCaagctttctctctctctttttattttttattaatgattaatgagccttattcttatatattcacaaattaATGCTTAATTCACTTGACTCTTAGTTGCCAAAACAATCTAGAATGGTTATTATATATTACAGAGAAATCGAACAAAAATGGATCAGTCAGATGCACTCCATTGAATCTGCATGCAGCAAGTTTTGCGAAAAGAATCTTCCACAACAAACTCTTGAATGAAAATTCaagaatatatacatatattcgTGAACAAGTTCAGGATTCTAACTTCATTACCTCACTTTTCTTCATTATCCTCATTTCTGTTTGGAACAAAAGCATGCAGCAAAACTGTTCTTGGCAAGGAGACATGGCAACGATCATACTTTGATTGGAAATGTAGAAGTGACCGTTGTGTTAAACATTGGACGAGTTTAAGGAGGATATGCTTGACAAACAATGACATCCTGAGGAGTAGAGCTAGGTTGATGCAAATATGCTGTTATTCTCATTTATTCTTATGATATAActctattttgaatattttccaCTCCTACTGCTTATTATTCTCTGTTCTATCAGATTAAAATTGTAGAGTTTGAGTGGTTGAAAGGGAAAATGCACTTGTTTGAGCGATGTATTTGAAAGagattatttacaattttattatttggacttattttgtaatacataagcatttttttacttaattttgtaATATAAGCATTAATTGTAtaaatgtttgaaaattttattaaaatagtttacgatatatatgtgtataacttattttcaacttattttagtaaattctccaagttaattaataaaaacaacttaCAATTTATATGAAGACAATTGAACAATATCTCTCCTTTAATTATAGAAACAACGCTTTATATGATATAAGTACTTAACATTTATTCAATAAATGTTTGTTCAATTAAAACCTTtcgtaataatattttattttgcttagAGAGAGCCTACTGTAAAAGAAAACTACAACTGTGATAAAGCAAAGAATGCTTATAATCTAATaatgtttataataaataaagttatcGAGTTCCTTGAGCTAGCACCAAATGTTTCTTGGGGCCGAATTAATATAAATGCGTATCATGCTTCTTTCCTTCTATTCCTTGGTTTTTCATTCATTGACTTTCTATCAGCTTATGATTCAGTGTGCTTTGAAATTCCCCCATCATGATCAATAGTTTATCGTCTGCttcaactaaaatttatatttgagttATGCTTCGTAATAATGTTTGGTTCAGATttctctaaaaagaaaaaaagaaaaaacaacagagaaaaacaaacacagttaattctttttttctcttctgtttAGTTTAAGAGAAAgtggaaaaacataaaaaaaaaaaaaacttctaaatttttcttttcttctttccacTTTCAATTCAGTTTACATTTCGAAATTCTCTCCCTTCCCCCGTCACTTTATACCCAACCAAACGTAAGTGTTGGAATTTTCTTAAATGAATTCAACCATTAAACCCTTCTCGTGCCTTTCACACCTTCTCCCACTTTCTGATTCTCCCAGTCGTTGACTTGTTTCGTAAATCAGTCTTTGCCATCAtaatcattataatttatttatttttttgccaTGATTACATTACAAATCGTATATAATATTGTACACGACAAATGGACTCACATCTATATTTCACGTCCATCCAAATTCTAAAGTTAGTTTTAACATCACAAGCGGATAAACACAATTACACATAGCTTCAAGTGGGGGAAAAAAAATCAGTGTtccttatatttatatattacacTTAATACAAGCCACAATTCACAATAGACAAATAGTACTGAATAAACTAATAACCCTAAGGAAATTAAATGGACTAATAAAAGAACCATGTTTACATGCAGAGCAGGTGCAATGAGAACTCTGGTCACACTCCTTACATACATTTCCTAGCTAACAAATAATGAATAGTTTTATGCAAGAGGACCATAAATTCTTGCATGACGTAGTACAACACAACTACTAGATTGCTTATCAGGAACCCAACTATAAACCGATTTTTACCAAGTCTCAGCATCTTTTGGATCCACAACTCACCTATACCTATATATCACACAAACCTTCTACTGAAGGATTCTTACCCGCAGAGCTACTATTATGAGGATAAGCTACTAACTCTTTGGATCCACCTTGGTTCATCAAGAAACGAACAACAACACATGTGATATTGTCAGCACTACCTCTCTGATATGCTTCTTGCATCAGCCTCTTTGCTGCCTCCTCTGCATCCTCAATTGGCTTTATCATAGCAACAGCTTCCTGAAGAAAGCTTAAAAACTTAGGTGAGTAGGAAAAAGTAAGACTTCTTAGCAGTTGACTCTATTTGTTTTGTAACCTAAGTATTTTACAGATATATGAGTTTTCGTTTTGTTTTTATATCCTTTTTGCTCCATTTTGCTCCTACTTTTAGTGGTTATGATGAAGATGCGTTTTAGTCATCAATGAGAAGAAATGAACATCAGTACAAACCTCATTAGAGACAACATCCCATAGCCCGTCACTGGCCAGAATAAGAAACTCAAGGGAGCTGTCAACTTTTTCTTCCTGCAAAATGGCAAACATGCAACTTAAATatacaaatgaaaaagaaaagaaaaataagatttaagggCACATCAATAAGAATATAGAGAAGATCAGTCAGAACAGGGGACATCACTGCTACAATTTGTTAATTGTTATACTACACATTGATCATGCGTGCCTTTGTGATTGTTTGCGCACATTGGTCTATCAGTGTTTGAAATTGTCACAACCTATGTCAGTGAAACAGTATGATGAAGCAGTGACTGCTCATTTTACAGAAAATTCAAGGTTCCAGAAACAGTGATAATCACAAACTCACGGTAGGAAGCTCAGTCTATATTGTCTATAGTATTCATTTCTCAAGTAAAATGTGCCTTTGACTCACTACTCACTTTTAATcaacatttaaatataaatcagaTTGCTTAATATCATCTTGTAAGCACACAATGTGAACTGTACACTTAACCATGCACCCTATATGAGCACAGGTTGAGATGAATCCATAACTATATAAGATATTCAAGAATGGACGTAACTAACCATAGTAGACATACCTGAATTTCTGGATCAGCAACAACATACTGCTTCAGGAGTCTATCACCAAATGCACGAGAAACAGCAAGAACACCTCCAACTCTCCAAGTTCCTGTATATGTAATGTTATCAACAGAGATAAACATTATATctttttagaattaaataaataaaactaaagctGACTATATGTTAATGATGACATTACCTGCCCACATAACAAAGCCTCCTGCTTCTTCAATCCTTTGCCTCTCATCAGTTTGGTCTGGTTTGTGATCTCGAGAAACAGCAATGGCTAGGGGAAACCACAATTGGAAGAATAATATTCAGTAAATATTAAACATAGGAAGGTTAAAACAACTACCTCATAGTAGATGCACAAGAACATGCCATGCATGCATACACCCATGCCGTTTTTATACTAGCATTACATTACATACTTAAAAACAAATGAATGCCCTtcatattttatcaataataaattatataaagatAGCCATTTTACCAAAGACTCAAAAGGATAGACAAGAATTCTCAAtaatggttttaaaaaaaaaggcttaattGTACCTTTGGTCTCCCAAGTATCACAATTGtgcaattttaatcttttagttTCAATTGTGCCAATTTGGTCCCACAGGTATCGCAAATGTAATTGTGCGATTTTAGTCCCTTAATTTAATAGACCAACATccttcttttaatatatatgaaataaaatatataaatggagGACTAAAATTGTACAATTGTGATAATTAGGAGACCCAATTGTCACAATTGGAACATGGGGGATTAAAATCGCACATTTGCGATGCCTGGAAGACCCAATTAGCACAATTGAAACCTTAGGAACTGAAATCACAGAATTGCAATATCTAAGGGATCAAAAGTGTAATTAAATCCTAAAAAAAGCATATCATATAAGCACATTTACacatataaattatacaataaaaactgtcaataatcaaaattcaataacaacacaattaataattaacaacaCATGTCTAAAGATAAATAGATAGAtgtatgcatgcatgcatgcatatatgtataaagCTTACACCCTTACCATTACCACCCCTGCATATAACAGCTCTGGAATCCCCAACATTTGCAACAAGCAAGCGGTCACCAACTAAAATAGCAGTGGAAGCAGTTGATCCTGCATCTCTGTTATGGCTATTTTCTGATTTCAGCAACTCAGTGTCAGTATGATTGTATGCATCAGCTGTGGAAAGAA encodes the following:
- the LOC114408885 gene encoding probable protein phosphatase 2C 59, whose amino-acid sequence is MGYLNSVLSSSSQVHVADDAIVSGGGLSHNGKFSYGYASSPGKRSSMEDFYETRIDGVEGEIVGLFGVFDGHGGARAAEYVKKNLFSNLISHPKFISDTKSAITDAYNHTDTELLKSENSHNRDAGSTASTAILVGDRLLVANVGDSRAVICRGGNAIAVSRDHKPDQTDERQRIEEAGGFVMWAGTWRVGGVLAVSRAFGDRLLKQYVVADPEIQEEKVDSSLEFLILASDGLWDVVSNEEAVAMIKPIEDAEEAAKRLMQEAYQRGSADNITCVVVRFLMNQGGSKELVAYPHNSSSAGKNPSVEGLCDI